The genomic stretch ACCCTCTATCAAGAAGATGGGTCGCAAAAGTATGTCTTAATGTATGCGGACTGACCTTTTTCTTAAACCCGGCAAGGCTAAACCATTTGTGCAAAGCTTTTCTTGCGCCCCGCGAAGAAATCCGTTTTCCGGACTTGTTCAGAAATAGGGCATTTTTTGAAATGTCATGTCCGGGAATGGTTTTTATATTTTCAATGAACGTATTTCTTTCTTTTAAATATTCATGAAGAACTTCAAGGCTTTTTTCTCCTACCGGCACAATACGTTCTTTATTGCCCTTGCCTAAAACTTTCATAATTCCTGAAATATAATCGATATCATTGATATTTAAGCCGACTAATTCTTCCAGTCTTAATCCGCCCGAGTAAAGAAATTCAAGCATCGAGCTGTCCCTTAAAGACATCTTAGGCAAAGAAAAAAGCTTGTGTATCTCTTCTTCAGATAAAAATGTCGGTATCTTTTTTTCTGCTTTTGGGCTTGATAAATAAAGGAAAGGATTTTGAACGATTATTTCTTCTTTTGTAAGAAATTTGAAAAAAGATCTTAGTGCGGCAATTTTTCTAATAACCGAAGAACGATTAAGCTTTAAGTTCTGAAGATGTAAAAAATATTCTCTTAAAGTCAGTTTCTCGGAGTCTTTTAAAGCTTTTCCTTGATAGTTTTTAGCTAAAAATGCCAGGAATTCAATAATGTCTGTTTTATAAGCCTTGATAGTAAGATTGGAATAGTTCCTCTCAGCCTTTAGGTATTTCAGGAATTTTTCAAGATATGCCAATGAATCAGGAGAGATTTGTTCAAAATATTTTTCCATACAAATTAAATTTTACCCCGTTAG from Elusimicrobiota bacterium encodes the following:
- a CDS encoding tyrosine recombinase XerC, with product MEKYFEQISPDSLAYLEKFLKYLKAERNYSNLTIKAYKTDIIEFLAFLAKNYQGKALKDSEKLTLREYFLHLQNLKLNRSSVIRKIAALRSFFKFLTKEEIIVQNPFLYLSSPKAEKKIPTFLSEEEIHKLFSLPKMSLRDSSMLEFLYSGGLRLEELVGLNINDIDYISGIMKVLGKGNKERIVPVGEKSLEVLHEYLKERNTFIENIKTIPGHDISKNALFLNKSGKRISSRGARKALHKWFSLAGFKKKVSPHTLRHTFATHLLDRGCDLRSVQEMLGHKSIASTQVYTHVTAETLKKVYEKAHPLGHKPR